A segment of the Streptomyces sp. ITFR-21 genome:
CCGGGTCCCGGACACATCCATGCCCGGGGGCGGGCGGGTTCAGACGAAGTTCACACGTGCCCGGCGGGCCGGACCGCCCGGTGTCCGGAAAACGGCGGACGCGCCGCCGCCGGGCGGCCTCCCGGCCGGTACGCGAGGCTACTCGACGGTGAGCAGGGCCACCGGGGCCTGGGCCAGCAGGTCCGGCAGCCGGACCCGGCCCTCGTGGACGGCGCCGCCGAGGCGGTCGCGCCAGCGGCCCGGCGGCAGCGGCAGGACGGTGTCCCGCCAGCCGCCCGCGTCGGCCAGCCGCCGCGAGAGCCGGGTGACCGCGGTGAGCGCGCCGCCGCCGCGAAGGTAGCCGACCAGGTGGCCGGCCGCCGGGCCGTCGGCGGCCAGCGGCTCGTAGCCGGCGGCCGGGCCGTACCACTCGGGGTGGTCGCGGCGCAGCCGCAGGGCGACCGCGGTCAGCCGCAGCTTGGCCTCGTCGAAGGAGCGCGGTGCGGCGCCCTCCGACAGCCGGCGCAGGGCGGCGGGGCCGGCCGGGTGCCGGGCGTCTTCGGCCGGGCCGGTCATCGGGCCGCGGTTGTCCGGGTCGACCAGGGTGTGCACCGGCCACTCGGTGCCCTGGTAGAGGTCCGGTACTCCCGGCATCGTCAGGTGCAGCAGGGCCGCGCCGAGGATGTTCGCCTCCTCGTACGGGCGCAGCGTGGCCGCGAAGGCGCCGACGTCGTACGCCTGGACGCCGCACGGGCCCTGCCCGGTGAAGTCGGTGACGGCCTTCTCGTACGTCTCGTCCTGCTCGGTCCAGGTGGTGCGCAGACCCGCCTCGCGGACCGCCTTGAGGGCGTTCGGCACCAGCCGCTCCCGCTGTGGGCGGCCGAGGCCGAGAGCGCTCTGGAAGACGGTGTACTCGGTGTGCCGGTCGGGCGCGGCGGCCACGCCGGACGCCGCGGCCCGCGCCTGGCGGGCGCCGAGCCACTCGGCCCAGGCGTCCGGCAGCTCCGACAGCACCGCCAGGCGCATCCGCAGGTCGGCGCTCCGCTTGGTGTCGTGGGTGGACAGCACGGTCCCGGTCGCGGGCCGCTCGCGCCGCACCCGGTCGCAGTAGGCGTGGAACTCGGCCGGCGTGGTGGCCGGCCGTCCCGGGTCGCGGCCCACCTCGCACAGCGACAGCAGCGGCACATAGCGGTAGAACCCGGCGTCCTCCACCGACTTGGCGTGCAGCGCGGAGGCGACCTGGGCGAAGCGGGCGGTGAAGTCGGCGGCGGCGGTGCTGCCGGCGGTGCCGGCCGCTGCCGGGGTGCCCGCGTCGCCGGCCGCCGCGCCGCCGGCCCGGCCCAGCGCCAGGTCGCGTACGAAGTCCAGCGCGCCCGCCAGTTCCGGGGCGCTCTCCCGCCGGGCCTGCTCCGCCGCCCGCTCCAGCATCGCGACGTCCCCCGCCCCGGCCGGGGTGCCCGCGACGACGTAGGGCCGGTAGACCGGCACCCGGACCAGCAGCGCGCGCAGGGCGTCGCCCAGCTGCTCGGGCCCGTACGGGGGGCTGCCGGGGACCGCGGCGCGGGCGCGCTCCGCGGTGCGCTCCAGGCGGGACACCTCGGCGGCCAGGTCGCGGGTCACCACCCGGTACGCGGCCCGGCGGGCGGTGGGCGCCCACCGCCCGCCCAGGTCGTCCTCGGCGCCGGTGAACGCGCGGTAGAAGCCGCTGACCGCCTCGACCCCGGCCGGGTCGGT
Coding sequences within it:
- the treY gene encoding malto-oligosyltrehalose synthase, yielding MTAHSATPGSTYRVQVQPGFTFADTAEAVPYLAELGVTHLHLSPVLEAVPGSTHGYDVVDHTRVRAELGGEEGLRELSRRARAHGLGLILDIVPNHMAVPVPEHLNRELWAVLRDGPGSRYASWFDVDWAALDGRVLLPVLGEPLPDALGSLSVVHDEAAGGRVLAYYDHRFPLRPGTEDLPLQELVAAQHYRLAYWREARTELNYRRFFTISDLIAVRVEHPEVFAATHATVLRLLRDGVADGLRIDHPDGLADPAGYLRRLAAASGGRWTVVEKILQREEWLPADWECAGTTGYDALDRIDGLFTDPAGVEAVSGFYRAFTGAEDDLGGRWAPTARRAAYRVVTRDLAAEVSRLERTAERARAAVPGSPPYGPEQLGDALRALLVRVPVYRPYVVAGTPAGAGDVAMLERAAEQARRESAPELAGALDFVRDLALGRAGGAAAGDAGTPAAAGTAGSTAAADFTARFAQVASALHAKSVEDAGFYRYVPLLSLCEVGRDPGRPATTPAEFHAYCDRVRRERPATGTVLSTHDTKRSADLRMRLAVLSELPDAWAEWLGARQARAAASGVAAAPDRHTEYTVFQSALGLGRPQRERLVPNALKAVREAGLRTTWTEQDETYEKAVTDFTGQGPCGVQAYDVGAFAATLRPYEEANILGAALLHLTMPGVPDLYQGTEWPVHTLVDPDNRGPMTGPAEDARHPAGPAALRRLSEGAAPRSFDEAKLRLTAVALRLRRDHPEWYGPAAGYEPLAADGPAAGHLVGYLRGGGALTAVTRLSRRLADAGGWRDTVLPLPPGRWRDRLGGAVHEGRVRLPDLLAQAPVALLTVE